The proteins below are encoded in one region of Tomitella fengzijianii:
- a CDS encoding mannosyltransferase, with amino-acid sequence MGRMAQSASRGCGTAGPETGRIRRALAAAAPWAWPLLALSVLVRVGATLSGGSLGRLLDLHVYVDGAATTFSGNLYGFVLQDGADGAALPFTYPPFAAVLFYPLHLIPFTVLGVAWQVLSVAALYAVVRIALRMALGDGADAPHIRTAAVLWTLIGMWLEPMRVTINFGQINIFLVLLVMVAVQSRRSWCAGLLVGIAAGIKLTPAVTGLYFLARRRWAAAAWSAVAFAATVAVSFALIGDETRRYFEDLLGDADRIGPVGAPINQSLRGALSRIAGHDLGDHWIVVGAIVVFAVLCFVAWRALGRDDRLGTLILVQLLGLLASPISWNHHWVWVLPLIIWLVHGSVSSLPGARVLAVVWTAVMLVGVSSVLLNPRTAAGEVIGGSAAEVVLGTVDVALTVVTVAWAAWAARRRRVSPAPAD; translated from the coding sequence ATGGGTCGGATGGCGCAGTCTGCGTCCCGCGGTTGCGGGACGGCGGGGCCGGAAACCGGCCGCATCCGCCGTGCGCTGGCGGCGGCGGCCCCGTGGGCGTGGCCGCTGCTGGCGCTGTCGGTCCTGGTCCGCGTGGGGGCCACGCTCTCGGGCGGCTCGCTGGGGCGGCTTCTGGACCTGCATGTCTACGTCGACGGCGCGGCGACCACCTTCTCCGGCAACCTGTACGGCTTCGTCCTCCAGGACGGCGCCGACGGCGCGGCACTGCCGTTCACCTATCCGCCGTTCGCGGCAGTGCTGTTCTATCCGCTGCACCTGATCCCGTTCACAGTGCTCGGCGTGGCCTGGCAGGTGCTGTCCGTAGCCGCGTTGTACGCCGTGGTCCGCATCGCGCTGCGGATGGCGCTGGGCGACGGTGCGGACGCTCCGCACATCCGCACGGCGGCGGTGCTGTGGACGCTGATCGGCATGTGGCTCGAGCCGATGCGGGTGACCATCAACTTCGGTCAGATCAACATCTTCCTGGTGCTGCTGGTGATGGTGGCGGTGCAGTCGCGCAGGTCGTGGTGCGCGGGCCTGCTGGTCGGCATCGCGGCGGGGATCAAGCTCACGCCGGCCGTGACGGGCCTGTACTTTCTCGCGCGGCGACGCTGGGCCGCGGCGGCCTGGTCGGCGGTGGCGTTCGCGGCGACGGTGGCGGTCAGCTTCGCGCTGATCGGCGACGAGACGCGCCGGTACTTCGAGGACCTGCTGGGCGACGCCGACAGGATCGGCCCGGTGGGCGCTCCCATCAACCAGTCGCTGCGCGGCGCGCTGAGCCGCATCGCGGGCCACGACCTCGGCGACCATTGGATCGTCGTCGGCGCGATCGTGGTGTTCGCGGTGTTGTGCTTCGTGGCCTGGCGGGCGCTCGGCCGGGACGACCGCCTGGGCACGCTGATCCTCGTACAGCTGCTGGGACTGCTGGCCTCGCCCATCTCCTGGAACCACCACTGGGTCTGGGTGCTGCCGCTGATCATCTGGCTGGTCCACGGATCCGTCTCCAGTCTCCCGGGCGCCCGTGTCCTCGCGGTCGTATGGACGGCGGTGATGCTCGTGGGGGTGTCGTCGGTCCTGCTCAATCCGCGGACGGCGGCGGGCGAGGTGATCGGCGGGTCGGCCGCGGAGGTGGTGCTGGGAACCGTCGACGTGGCCCTGACCGTCGTCACCGTCGCCTGGGCCGCCTGGGCTGCTCGGCGCAGGCGGGTCAGCCCGGCGCCAGCCGACTGA
- a CDS encoding 4a-hydroxytetrahydrobiopterin dehydratase: MSTAMTADAVASALQDLPGWTYDPGPPALVLEKKAPTFPDGIEWVRRVAEHAESVDHHPDIDIRWRTITFRCSTHSDGAVTDKDVALAGEISRLAPG; encoded by the coding sequence ATGAGTACCGCAATGACCGCGGACGCCGTCGCGTCCGCGTTGCAGGACCTGCCCGGCTGGACCTACGACCCGGGCCCGCCAGCACTCGTCCTGGAGAAGAAGGCCCCGACCTTCCCGGACGGGATCGAGTGGGTGCGCCGGGTCGCGGAACACGCGGAGAGCGTCGATCACCACCCGGACATCGATATCCGATGGCGGACGATCACGTTCCGTTGCTCCACGCATTCCGACGGCGCCGTCACGGACAAGGACGTGGCGCTGGCGGGCGAGATCAGTCGGCTGGCGCCGGGCTGA